ATGACCGTCGGCGTTCCTCAGTGACCTTCAAGTGCACTGTAGGCACAAAATAAATTGTAAATCCAAAATTAAGTTCCTGTAATTGTTGTGGTGAGTGTCCAAAATTTAGAGCATTAACTCAATCAAATAACCGCAATAGTATAAATTGATTCATATAGAAAACCTACCTGTTGATGATGTTGTTGAGACGACTAGCCTGAGGAACAGGTAGATCCTCGCTGTGTTCGCTGCTCTTGCTTGTGATTTGTGGGTCAAGGTTCTCCGAGTCACCAGGGTGGAGGTAGGGTTGCAGGCCAAGCCTCTGAGGCGAGCGCAGCCCAGGATCCCTCAGCGCCACCTCGTCCTCCTTTGCGCTCTGGTTCAGCACGATGAACTTGTACTTCTTCAGTTGCGAGCTTTGGGGTCCTGGGTACCTTGCGGGACTTGAGCTCCGGCGGCTTGAGAGAGCCGGCGTTCTTGCTGCTGCTGGACTCGTAGGCGAGTTGGCTGGCAGTCAGATTTGAGGGGCTCTGCGGGCTGCTCATGAGGCTCTTGCGTCGGCAGAGGAGATACCCAGGGGATAGTGCTGATGGATCAGGTCTTCCTCCGCCTGTGGAGCATGCTCTTTGCCCAAGTCCTTCTGGTGCTCAAGGGTCAACACAGGAAATGCTCGCTTCCTTGTGCTGAGACCGATGGACTGACCAACCCCCTCGTGGCTTTCCTTCCTCATCTCATCATCTCTGCCTACCTCCCTGGAAGCGTACGTGGTGGAGTGAATAATACTGGAGGAGCTTGTGCGACGCCCTGGTGTACTCTGccctgatgctgctgctgctgtcgtgTGGAGAACAATGCTTGTGGTGGATACCACTCTTTGAGAGGTCAGCAAAAGCATTTTTGGTATCAGTCAGCTTGCAGAGAGGGAAAGGTGAATCCTGGCATGGGAAACTGCCCGTAGAGATGGTAGTTGCTGGGGGGTGCTGACCCCGCTGAACATGTTGGAGCCGTAGGGCCTCCCATCCCTGAACGGAGCCACGCGGCTGTGCAAACTGTCAACAACATCATGGGGCCGGTAAGCATGGACATCCTGAGGTAAACCAGGGGACTGACCAAAAACTCATCTCTGGGCAACTTGGCAGATGGATCACTGTGAGGAGAGTGAGAAGATTGTAAACACAATGACGCTGAGAATCACAGCAGCTGAACGATGTAGGGAAAATATTGAATTTTTCCAACAGAGATTGCAATCTGGGCTTGcgattgcattttttaaaagcagattattattcactgtgtaatagatttaaaatgtgatgatGTATTAACGCAAGACATTGTCAAAAGTGCAATTTATCACACAAGGAGGACGGCATTGACACAACTATTTAAACCCTGGTTTAGACGCGCTGCACAGCCTACATTGCTGTCTTTTGATTTTAGAATTGCATTGTTTCCAACTGCAATTGATAAATTGTTCACCCTAATATCGTGATTTTTTACCAATTTGTAAAGGAATAGTTTTCCACTGACCTGGATTTGATGAATCTGTGCAGGTGTCCACAACATGTCCATCTGCAGGTAAATGGCTGTATTCATGATAGCCATGATCAGACTCTCCTTTAGTGTGAGACGGGAGGTGTACATGAATTCCAGCAGGATGGCAAAACCCTCTGGGTCCACCTTTGGGTCCAAGACTGATAGCATTAAGGTTGCACTTGTGGGAGTCAGTGAAGATAGTGTAAAACAGCCCACTGCAGccaggagacagaaaaagagacacaaacatcaGATCAGTCACTGATTCTTCTAACAGCTGCAGAAAACTTATTTAAATCTTAAACAATACACACCTGCAAGCCATGAGACGTCTTATGTGCACGAAACTGCTGTCGATTGACAGAATAGTGCATCTGTGAGGATGTCTCTGCTACGAAGCCGATCAGGTTGAGCAGAACATCACTTGCGTGGCGTGTGAATTGTATGCAGCTGTCTGCTGCGCAAGCCATTTTGTCAAGTTCTGCAAAACAAGAGAGACATAAGAGAAAGATTATTTTatcgacaacaacaaaaaatggaggAAGAAAAGTGTCCTTGATGGATTTATTTTGCTGTGAAGCTCAAAGCTTCACATCAGTTTGAACACACTGGAGCGGAGATAATCTTCAGCAAATTAACCGAAGTTATTTATGATCCTCAAAGGCGCAGACTATAAAAACAGATGCTAAGATCACCAGAAGGCGGCGCCATTTATTAAGTAAACACTGTCTAGACATTTAAATTGTACCTTTGGAATcatttctctccctccccctcactttctctctctctgtctgaacCACTGGTTGACAGCTTAATGTAACACACCAAGTTTGAATAGATTATTTAGACGaaatgaaaaactgcagcaCTTATAACTGACAGCGGCAGACAGCAATATTCACGATAGATTTCTGTAATAACTGccttattaatttaaatgtattttgcaGAAATATAACCTAAACACTTAGCTGATTCGTTAAAAAATATAGCATGCGTTATTTATTCAATATATGAGAACAAACTGTCCGTTTTCACGAGGAGAAAATTTCAGTCTGCTTCCAACTCGACGgattttcagctcagaaactgACACGCTGCGAATATAGGGAGACAGTTTTCGACATGCAGCTCACTTATTAACTTTTTCACGAATAACATCCAATTTGAATTTCAGCCGCAGATTCCTCCACAACACAGTCTTCACACACCCGGTGAAACCCTGCGAGTTACACAAGTAACAGTTTCCCTGTTTGCTGTGTGAACCGGTGACAGCGTGTTTGTTGTGGAGCAGCGCAAAAACGACCAGTGCATTTCTGGGTCAATTACTGGATGAGAGCGAAAACTAACATTTAATTAACTCACGGCAGATTTGGCTCAGTACGAGCGGAGTGCTTTTAATGACAGTATTTTTAAAGTCAATGTCAAGACTTTAAGTGTGTAACTGGACACGTCCGAAAATAGCAGCAGGGCAGAATGCACCTAACTGGACGGACAGTACATAAGGTCCTGCTGCCGGGTGACAAACAACCAGCAAAATCAGGCAATGAAGGGAAATCTATAAGAAAGCCAactattaaaacacattttatacatCCACACATCACGCGTCTCAACATCTCTCTTATTTTACTCTCATCTTCATGCGTTCATATTACAATCTTGAATTCGCTGCTGTGCGTGAAAGGTGCCAAACTCTGCGCGCCATCTCGCTTCAAGCCCTCAACTTAGTTTCTGCTCATCGCGCAGCAGCCTGACTGTCACAGTGGAAACACAAGAGACAAGTTAGTGCGACGACGTGTCCTGTAGCTCCACCgcggaaaaacaacaacacactacacgacacacacactctctcacacccATCAGCGCGAAGAAGATTTCGCTACAATGTTACAGGAACAGGAGGGCTGTTCGGCGCAGCCTGTTTTTGCGCTCCATTAGAGCAAATTACCGCaaggaagaaaacattaaaaacacacaaccccGAACCTATGGCAGCCATGCTGCCGGTAAAGTTGGTGTGACAGCCGCCGCTTCTTCACTGTGACCCGTTGTTGACACTTTACACGGACAAAGTGGCGTTAAATCAGAGCGCATCAACATCCAGCCGAGCGGCGCGCACCACCTGGGCTCCGGACTGCGCGCAAAAGCTCCCATTTTTTATCGTTTCCCCCCCTCTGATTATTTTCTTTACTCGTTTTTCAGAGCTTTACAACATGACCCCGTGTGAGAGCGGAGGGAGGCTGCcgctctctctccgtctctccgtTAGTCTGCATGTCTGCCCCGCCGCCTCCACTGGGCGACCAGCGCAGCGCCGATCTGTCAGAAGCGGAGCTGCGCTGGCTGTCACCGCAGCAGCCTCTCCAGAGTTTCACTGTTCTCAgtctcacagtcacacacacgcAGAGCTCCGGCTCCACAACACGCatccaacagcaacaaaacgGACAAACAGCTAAAAACATCGGCAACACAAGAGAGATAACAACTTCGCGCCAAATTAAGAGGaaaaaggaatttaaaaatCACCTGATAGCGCTTTCCTAGAAACTTCTTGCATCACCACTTCTAAGAACCCCAGTTCTAAGAATCAGACGAGCACAATTCTCGGAATTTGAGCCCGAGACCGTACCACTTCCCCGGAGCAGGGAGAGACAGCTTTTTCTAAAGTGGCGACGACAAACGATTTGAAAAGCGCTTTTCCTGGCGCGCCTTACGCACGGAGGATTTTCCGGTAAAAATAGCGTGGATTTATGTGTAAACGCACAAAAAAATTCACATAATTCACTAAAATCCCACGTTAAATTGTTTCACGAGGATCCAAATCCCCCCGCGTTTGGTTGAGTCCACAGTCACAGGACGTCGAGCCGGAGACGTCACCGTGTGCCTTAAACCCAGCCCCCGAAATTCTCAGAACTAATTTATATTCCATGACTTGAGCAATGTATCGTTCCGTCGCATTTAACACACAGACCCTCCATGTACAGCACACAGAGCGACCTCTTAATTAGGCCCATGCGGACAGGTCGATGTGACAGGCGTTTGCACTGCTTCTTGTCGCGTTTGTAAAAGGCACATTTTCCTGCAGGTACGCTGACTTCATAGACGGAGAATGCTGCGAATCACCATCGGGGGTTTGTTTGCAAGCAGAAAAGCAAAGGAGAGCTTTAATAGATTTATTATTCACAAGGTGTAGGCAGTCAGTGAGCGTTCGGATGTGACTTTTCAGTTAATCTCAGCGCT
This region of Acanthochromis polyacanthus isolate Apoly-LR-REF ecotype Palm Island chromosome 4, KAUST_Apoly_ChrSc, whole genome shotgun sequence genomic DNA includes:
- the bcl6aa gene encoding LOW QUALITY PROTEIN: BCL6A transcription repressor a (The sequence of the model RefSeq protein was modified relative to this genomic sequence to represent the inferred CDS: inserted 16 bases in 12 codons; deleted 3 bases in 3 codons), whose translation is MACAADSCIQFTRHASDVLLNLXRLRSRDILTDALFXVNRQQFRAHKTXLMACSGLFYTIFTDSHKCNLNAISLDPKVDPEGFAILLEFMYTSRLTLKESLIMAIMNTAIYLQMDMLXGHLHRFIKSSDPSAKLPRDEFLVSPLXLPQDVHAYRPHDVVDSLHSRVAPFRDGRPYGSNMFSGVSTPSNYHLYGQFPMPGFPFPLCKLTDTKNAFADLSKSGIHHKHCSPHDSSSSIRAEYTRAXRTSSSSIIHSTTYASREVGRDDEMRKESHEGVGQSIGLSTRKRAFPVLTLEHQKDLGKEHAPQAEEDLIHQHYPLGISSAXRKSLMSSPQXPLKSDCQPTRLRVQQQQERRLSQAAGAQVPQGTQDPKARNXKKYKFIVLNQSAKEDEVALRDPGLRSPQRLGLQPYLHPGDSENLDPQITSKSSEHSEDLPVPQASRLNNIINSALEGXLRNADGHPPHYLXRLNCSSCGSQSPQHSEVCPNTSRXRLSEDMAEFHSEYSDSSCENGTFFCNECDSKFAEDEALKQHMLQVHSDKPYKCDRCQAAFRYKGNLASHKTVHTGEKPYRCNICGAQFNRPANLKTHTRIHSGEKPYKCETCGARFVQVAHLRAHVLIHTGEKPYPCEICGTRFRHLQTLKSHLRIHTGEKPYHCEKCNLHFRHKSQLRLHLRQKHGAITNTKIQYRMSTADMPTDLTKAC